DNA sequence from the Sylvia atricapilla isolate bSylAtr1 chromosome 15, bSylAtr1.pri, whole genome shotgun sequence genome:
GTTCCGAGTTCATctcccatccctgcatccctgtgaCTCAGCATCAATTCTGGAAGAATGGGGACTGTGACACTGGAATtgtccctgctggctgtggctctcCTGTGCCCAGCCACTGCCATGCTGCGCATCGGTGCCTTCAACATCCAGGCCTTTGGTGACACCAAGATGTCCAACAAGGAAGTGGCAGAGATCATCATCAACGTGAGTGCAGCCAGTGCACCGTGGGgtgagctgtgtgctgggacAGACCCCAACACGGCTCCTGTGGCAGAGGCACGAGGATGTGGCTGAGGATGGGATGGCATCGCAGTGCTGGGGATGGCCTGGACAGAAGAAGGCTTGGTGGGTGTGAGGCACAACCTACAGTCCCTCTGACCTCTCCTTGGGGACATCTGCTCTGGCACCAAGAGACATGAGTCCCCATGGTGCTGAAGCCAGAACCATGTGCCTGGCTGGGAGATGGGTGGGAGGCTGGCCCTGAGCTGTCCCTCTTGGCTGGCAGGTCCTGCTCCGCTACGACGTGGTGCTGGTGCAGGAGGTGCGCGACTCCGACCTCAGCGCTGTCACCGAGCTCATGGAGCAGCTCAACAGGTACCAGaagggctgggattgggatggcagcaccagcagggaaaGCCAAGCTGCCTGAACagtaagaggaaagaaaaaagttgtcCATCAACAGAGAgtttatttttggaaagaatAGGAGAAACGTGCTGGGTAAGGAGGAGACACTGCAAACAACACTGGGAAACCCAGTGAAGGGAATGGGATACAAGTGATAGAAGTCCCTTCTGAAAGCTGTAAACTCACCAGAGCATTCAGGATGGAAAGGAACTACAGCTCTGGCAAGCTCTGTCTCCAAAATCCAACCAGAGAGGGCAGAAGCAAGAGAAGGGAAGTAAGGACAGGCAGACCTTGCACCCTGAGACCCTGTGAGTGGCAGAGAGACCCCTGGATGGACTCAGCAGTGGATGATGCTTTGAGGGGGGTGGTTCTGGCACCCTAGGAGGAAAAGGGGCTGCTAGGGTGGGCTAAAGCTTACACAGCAGGGTGACAGCTGCTGCTACCGTCGAAAGGAAGTTAGTGCTCCTGAGCAGGTACACCCAGCCCATGTCCTCGCCCCTTCCGTGTCCCCTCCAGCATGGCCACaaagcagccagggcagggagggtgacgctgagtgctgcagagccccaggctgCTCACTGACCTAATTTAGGTCTGCTGCAAATGAAGGTGAGGAATGTCCCTGCAGAGAAagggtggcaggagctgccccatgTCATGCTGCGCCCAAGGAGCCACCTGGGGGAGAGGCACTGGGGGCTTCAGACCTGTTATACCTCATGTCACCCCACAACCAGGGAACAGTGACCCATGGGGACTGTAGAGTAGGACCAGCTGGTGCAAACCCTAGGGCCACCCAGCTCTGGATATGCCAAAGCCAATCCGGATGGTCCCAGCCACATAACTGTCCTGtctttgtgtctctgcagcGCATCCACATCCCCATATGACTATGAGATCAGTGGCCCCCTGGGACGAGAGAACTACAAGGAGATGTACCTGTTTATCTACAGGTaatggggctggcagtgctgctgcctgtgccatggcactgcagggccaccagcaccacagaggggacacaggggttGTGTCGAGTCCCAGGGTTACCATCCTTTTGCTCCTACAGGACAGATGTTGTGTCTGTGGTGGACACCTACCAGTATGAGGACCCCCAGGATGTCTTCAGCCGGGAGCCATTCATCCTGAGGGTCTCAGCACCCAGTACCAGTAAGTGGGGGAACAAGTGGCCATGGGTTGTGGCatggggtggctgtggggctgacatcccttttccctggcagaggtgAAGGAGTTTGTGCTGGTGCCCCTGCACTCAGCCCCACATGATGCTGTTGCTGAGATTGATGCACTCTATGACGTCTACCTGGCCATCATCAACAAGTGGGGGACTGATGTGAGTGTCACCAGCACTGGGGGGGACACTGAGCCCCAGGGACTGTTTGACCCACATTGGCACCCTGTTTCGAGGCGAGCGCAGCTGGTGCAGGAGTGGTGGGGTGGGAACCCCGttcctgctccctggcagggcAATTCCTGCCAcccccacagcagggcaggtggcAGGAACAGCCCCTCACCACATCACGAGCCTCCCATCTCCCCTGCAGAACATGATGTTCCTGGGGGACTTCAACGCCGACTGTTCCTACGTCCAGCCGGGTGACTGGGCGTCCATCCGCCTGCGCACCAGCGACATCTTCAAGTGGCTGATCCCTGACAGCGCCGACACCACTGTGGGCAAGTCAGACTGTGCCTATGACAGGTGAGGGCTGCCACCACAGCACCACTGTCCCTTCCCTGacacctccctgcctgccctgcactgccagcagggccaggagtggCACCCACCATTCATCACATCTCCTCTGCAGGATCGTGGTGTGTGGCAACAAGCTGAAGAGGAGCATCGTGTCCAACTCAGCTGGTATCTACAATTTCCAGCGTGATTTCCAGTTGGACCAGGAGGAGGTGAGCCAGGATCACACATTGGGGCTCTAGCAGGCACCAAAGCTGAGCTggcccaggctgcagggctgcccttGTCTCTTCGAGGGGCTCAGGGTGACCCATGGGTGGAAACAGGacaggggtttggggtcactGCCTGTCCCTTTTGGGAAGAGATTGTACAGGGTTTTTTATGGTCTTCTATGGGCAGGACTAAAGGTATGGGGTAACCTAAGCCAACCTTCAACCACCCATCACTGGCACAGAGACCCCAGATGAGACATGGGGGATTTGGAGGGCAGGTGGCACTCTGCCAGTGCTCACCCCAAACCATGCCTGGGCACCTCGCCATGAGAGGTGCCAAAACTGGAGCCTTGTGTGTCAAGTGTcttggggctggggacagtgtgcCCCCTGAATCAGGCAGAAGGttctgccagccccagcagcgaGGGGCAGTGGCTCACTGAACATCTCCCACCTCTTGCCCTCCTCCAGGCCCTGGCAGTCAGTGACCACTACCCTGTCGAGGTGAAACTGGCAGCCTgagcttctcctgcagccacagaccaggatccagctccagctcccaccACAAATCCCCACCGAAGGTGTTCCACTCAGCCCCAAACACAAGTACTGTGCATGGGCTGCCCCACACCCCAGTCTGGAGAAGGATGACAGCTGGTTGTGCCCAGACCCCCAGCCCACCAGCCAGGACGCTGTGACCACAGACAAGGCATGGAGCAAAGCATCAATCTCCTACCTCATTGAAGATTTATTGACAAACCTCATTTCACAATTAACTGTTGGACAGGAGGGAGGACATCCAAGGACGTTGGGCTCAGGCCACAGCTTGTTGAgactctgtccctgtcctttccttGGGGGCTGAgtggctctccctgcccttggagaaggcagcagtggTGTCAGGCACTCTACAGGCACAAAGGGAAGGGGCACTGGGGCGCCATGGGAGCAGGTGGCACGTCACCGATTGCTGGCACTGCAGGTGGCTTCGCTGTGAGACCAACAGCTTTTGCAGCGTTTCAGAGGGTGACTCGACCTCCCAGGGACCAGCTGGATCctcagctcttcctcttcttcagcaTCTCCATGTACATGCGAAGGGACTTCTGGATGGACTCTTTTGAGACAAAGGTGACGAAGTTTTTGATGTCTTCCTCCCGGTGAGCTACCAGGCGATCCAACACCGTCTTCCTCATCATGGTCTTGGTGAGCTGGCGGGCGTGGTCTGCAGAGAGGACAGCAAGGGTGAGGAACGTGCCCTGACCTCACCCCTGACCAGCCCTCCATGCCACCAAATGCAGGTCTAATGGGGAGGGATCATACAGCAAAGTGCTCCTGaaaccagcagggaaaggggtaagaaaaacccaccagctgggagctgaactGGATAAATTCTCATATAATAAATTATGGTTGTACTGCTCAGTGGTGAAATGACTGATCTACTGGCAAAAAGTTGTGTACCTCCTTCTCTCTGTGCCCTCCAGAGCCCAATATCCACTTCCAATACACACCAGTAACCAAACAAAATTCGTTCTTATTTGAAACTGCTGGGGCTCTAAACTCCCCTGAACCATTCCCTTCAATCCCTGCAAGACAATCTGCTTCTGCCAACCACGCTGTACAAAAGCCAGCAAGATTTCCCTCGAGCTCATCCCTGGGCCTGTGCCATTCCACATGGATATGTGGATGCTGCTGGAGTAGCAGTGGCTGGTGGAACTGACTGGCCTTGAGCACATACCTGCTCACAGAGCCAGGTGCACTGATGTGGCAGCACATCTGGGGCACAGATGTTTTATTCATGCACTTAGTGACAATGAAACGAGGACTGACTCCCTCCATTCAGACACTGGGAACCCTGAATTGCTCCAGTACCTGGGTGCTGAAGCCACCTTCACCCAGACAGTTCTGATTTAGGGGAAGGATCTGCACGGGACCTCCTGTAAGTCAGGTGAGGGCACAGCTGAGACATGCTCCCAGTCTGGGGAGTGAGGTGTGACTCTaacaccaggacagcagggaggaCAGGTGGcatgggctgggacagctcagTCTGTGGAGAgccttctcccagcccaggaacCTTGTGCTGCAGTCATGGAGCAGCCCAACACACGGTGCCTGTGCTGTCTGCCTGTCCTCATCCACAGCCCCATCACTGCCTTCCAGAATGCCAAGAGTTGATTCAGACCACAaaagcagcctggcagccaTCCAGGAGCTCTCACCCAGCCTGTTCACTCAGCTCCATGGCAGCTTTCTGGGCTAACACCTCCACTGACAGAGGATTTGATTTGTCTGTGGAGCTCAGACACCTCCAGACTGactcagcagggctggcaggatgAACTGAGCTGCAGCCATGTGCCTGAACGTTAGCACAGTGCCCCTCTCTGTTAGCCCAAGGCTGCCAGGACTGCTGGGCTGAGCTTTCCTACCTCCCAGCCATCCAAACCTCCCCTTTTAATGGAAGCTGTTACACAACTCCCAGGCACCAGCCCTGCCGTCTGCGCCTCCCACTCAGATCAGGTCCCCTCTGCTTCTGCCAGAGGTTTACCAGGAAGGGCCAGCCACTGTGCCATGACAGCTGCCGCCTTCTCCATGAGCTTCTCCTCTGGTACCAGCTCATCCACAAGGCCCAACCTGTGGGCCTCAGGTGCAGGGTGGAGGGAGCCCAGCTGGAGGGAGCGTTCGGCAGTTCGGTGTCCCACAACATTCACAAACGTGTCCTTAAACCTGCAAGAGATGGGAGGGAAAGCCATGCTCAGGGGCAACTCAACAAGACACCAAGAGCTGACAGCACTCTGGCCCCAGTTCCTCAGGTTGGGTCAGAACAGCAGCTGTGGTCTCAATCACAATGTGAAAATGGTGTGAGAAGAGCCATTTTTGGTAGGACCCCAAGAGAgttccctctcctctgcacGAAAGTTGCTCTTTTTACTCTCAGTGTCTGTGGGTACCCACCTGGTGTG
Encoded proteins:
- the LOC136368123 gene encoding deoxyribonuclease-1-like 2; this translates as MGTVTLELSLLAVALLCPATAMLRIGAFNIQAFGDTKMSNKEVAEIIINVLLRYDVVLVQEVRDSDLSAVTELMEQLNSASTSPYDYEISGPLGRENYKEMYLFIYRTDVVSVVDTYQYEDPQDVFSREPFILRVSAPSTKVKEFVLVPLHSAPHDAVAEIDALYDVYLAIINKWGTDNMMFLGDFNADCSYVQPGDWASIRLRTSDIFKWLIPDSADTTVGKSDCAYDRIVVCGNKLKRSIVSNSAGIYNFQRDFQLDQEEALAVSDHYPVEVKLAA